Part of the Arachis hypogaea cultivar Tifrunner chromosome 6, arahy.Tifrunner.gnm2.J5K5, whole genome shotgun sequence genome, GAATAAAGACCTAACTTATGACCAGTTGAATTTTGacgaattttttatatatataaaaagtgtATAGAGAACCACTTGTAGCATTGCAATTTGCAAAAGTTGATAAATATCTAGCatgatattaaattaaaatattattaacgtGAATTAAATTATAAGATAAGGTGTATATAATAAGGGGATGAGGATAAcatagagaaagagagagagatattTTGGATGGTGGGAATGAAAAATATCTGTCCTATGAGTCTTGGCAACGAAGCAAGGACGGTGACGTGGCCATGACATGGTCCCATGACACGTGTAAAAGTGCTGACAACTgtgctttcttttctcttttccttttcttttctattctctcaCCAACACCGcctcttttcttctccttcttcttactttctttctcctccctttcttcttcataTTCGTATTCATGTTATTattcattctcttcttttcttcacacCGCATGATTTCAGTTTCCATCGTCAGATGAACAATAATAATCATTTCAACGCAAGAGGAGAAGATCTTCTAACTCGGGCGAGTTCACCCACCGAGTCGTCATCACGCCGCCACCACCCTATGCATATGCAGGTATACTCATATTTAAATTTCTCTCTTCTCCGTTCTTTCTATTCCTAACGCTTATTAATTTAGTTTGCTTAAATAGCATCATATTATTTTAGTTCATATAATTAACTATTgccatataattataaaaaggaaaagtttagggcaagtaatttttatgttttatgagCAGtacttaattatcaaaataaaaatgagtaatctcttattattagatataatctcatattattaaaaatattattaatggttaattgataattacaaaatatcaaaattaCTGTCTTCTTAACAttccttttataaaaatttgcatataattattttcataattaaataataatttagttaaataatttttagctattaattttatattaaaataactgtatacaaatttttaacaaataatatatttttatttgctatGGATCGAGAAAAGGTGAAAATTCAGATAAAGTAAAATCGAGTTCGCTTAAATTTTcaccttaaaaaaatattttacgctgtaaatatattattattattattattatataaaaaagatTTTATGGTAGTGACGGTAACGGTTGGTTGCTGATATTAACTGTTGGTAGATATTTTAATTGAACTGAAGTGAATCATCTATGTTTCGTTTGATCTAAGCTAGCTAGGATAAAGAATATTCTATTTATgccattacttttttttttccccgGTCAGAgaatataataaacattgaaaTCTCTGAGAAGATTGTGGTGGTGGCTAGCCatgttcttaaatattttattaataatgtaTGGTTTTTTTGGGGGGAgagatttttaatatattaattctGTTATTTAAGTTTTGTTCCTAAAGTTTAAAATCTATCTCTCTTGGCATTGGGCTAaataacgtttttttttttaatttttgttctacATATCCTATGAATCTGATTTTATGTCGTTTGTTTTTGGATTTTGATTATGTAGGAAGGTGTTAGGGCAACAGAAACAATGAAGACAACAGAGTGGACAGATGAGAAACACAGCATGTATCTGAAATCAATAGAAGCATCTTTTGTTAATCAGTTATATGATTCTAAGCACATTCCAAGAAAACCACCTTCTAACCATAATCCTCCTTCCACTTCTGGCCAGGTTATCCCTTTTTCTTCAATTTCTCTCTAAAGAAAATAGATATTAATTTTCCACTTCATTGTAAATATATACGAACAATGTTTTTAAACACGTGGTTAACCATAATTTGCACCTATATTTACCAAAATTTTTCATATATGAATCAATACAGTTTATaaccatattttttaaaatttgcacGCATGAATTAATaacatttatttgttaaaaacaaTTTAGTATTTGTATTGGTCAAAAATACTAAAAGTTGATGATCCCCAAGagtttttctatatatattttcttatatTGTATACATACTCATAAACGTTATATGCATCACTTTTGTATACAGCTCTCACTTTTGATATTAAAGGATTAATAAGAAGTgagagaatttaatttttattcataaaaagaaGGTGTATATTTTGTACATATGTAAGGATCATTTTTGATACAATATGTCATTTTTAACCAAGTTTTAGAGTTATAGAGAGAATAATTATCAACACAAAATTTATCCATGATTGAATTTGTTAAAGAAaggataaaaaaattttcataggtaaatataattaattaattaattaagttctaAGTATACCAttgatttttcttaaataatGTGTAACAAATTTCTGTTTGAATATAACCACAGTTCAAGGTTCTTCAACGTGGATGCTGGCAAAAGATAAATTTTGAGAGGGAGAATCCACATTTGATTaggaataacaacaataataatcatcatcaatgCCATGATTTAACATCAAATCCATGGATTCAGCACTACAGATGTCAAAGCAAACAGAGAGGTGCAGTTCCATCCCTTCAAGAAAGTGTTACTTCAACAAACAAAGTTGTTGATTTAATCCATCAAAGGAAGAATCATGGAGATTCCTCTGTTATACCAAGGCAGCAGCATCTTCATTTGTCTCATCATATCTGCCATGAAGACATGCTTTCTAGTGATACAGGTAACACTAAATTCTTTTACTATTATCCACTAATCTAGCTCGAGGAACTGCGACGGCCTCGATTTTTAAATCACTCGGAAGGAGATGAGTTCTCCCATTACTCGACCAATCCAATGTTGGTTTCGAATGTGATCTTTTAGTGTTGGCTTTAGAAGGAGACGAATTTGGTTACACATTCACTTGTTTTTTAAGGCTACAAGTTTTATCTAGTGtactaaatattagatattaGATTTGTATAGATggaaaagaattaataaaaacatTGACTTTGTTAGAAAGGTAAGAGAAaagaatagagaaaatatttGTGTATACTCTAATTGTacggaatgatacaatatagtagggtatttataggtgttaaaagaatcaaaataataaagacataatatTTTATAATGAATATTCAGATATAGTAAaaaatgctaattgatctaattgatcaTAATTATACTGTAACAGATTTAATATACTGAAGATTTTATGTGCATGTAGCATAACTATGTATTATAATTTGGATTCTTGCAGAGGTGTCAGATCAGAACTTTGTTGATGAACAAGTGGAAGAGGAAAAGGaaagcaaaagaaacaaagtCAAGAGGCAGAGAGCTTCAACAATTGATGAAAAAGGCAATGATcaggtaaatatttttatttattttattttattttacaatcaaTGCTAAACAATGAAAAACAAGGATAGTCATTAGAGATAATGAAATTCTATTGCTAGTTTTCTCATCTGAAGTTCAATAATTTTGTTACAAGTTAATAGATTCTAGTCAAAATTCTAGTTATATAATCTTTTTCTAGTTAAATTGACTATGATTACGTGAAATTACATTGGATACCCTTCTCAAATATTtgatcttttataaaaatatattgacTTATTTTTTGCGTAAACGTAGCACGGTTAATAATACCAGATAACTAACTAATTACCAATAAGTTATAGTTCAAATAGTATAGTCTCTCCGTACTCACCTAAGAGGTCGTGGGTTCGAGTCTCcctattttgataaaaaataaataccgAATAACTAATTTCAGAAGAAATCGGTGTAATTTCCTTTATAAATTTTGGATTGTCAGGAAATTTTGTGGATATTTATTGACGGAGACATTATACATTGTTGTTTCAGATGGTTCCAAACAAATCTTCTTCTACAGGTGGTGGTGCCAAGAATTGGTTTCATGCTACTTAGAACATGAAGAATTTTTTATCTCATAAACTATGAGAGTATTTATTTTGTAAGAGGCTGTAACAAAATTTCTAATGGCAATGCATGATCTTATTCTTAGGAAGCAGAGAAAATTTGAGGTCTTTGTAACCATAATTTCGAAGATAAAATGTTtcatatgtatgtatatgtgtatGCATGCTTTAGTTTTGGAGGAGATGGTTTGTTAGCTTTTGTAAATAGAGCCTTTAattatttctgtattttttttgtgtttattaatatttatgattGCGGTTAGGGTTGAGTCATTTTACATTATATGTAGTTTCTTATTCTTGTATTTGTTTAGAGGATATATAGTTTagtaagaatttatttatttattttttgtttcttcccAAGAAAATAAGAGTGTGATAATGGATGATTTAATGATGGATTAGTATTATTTTCAGTTCAGGAAATATATGTATGCTTTACACACTAACTTTATTTCGAAATAAATggtcttttttgttttttgttttttgttttttgtttttttttttgcattacattttttttctaaattggtTAATTTTACTCTCTTTTAAAGGAAGTTGTAAAACGACCAATAAGTGTAAAGTCAGAGAATATAAAGTTGTgcgagttatatatatatatatatatatatatatatatatatatatatatatatatatatatttggactTGGGAGAGATTTTggttcaaaaagaaagaaagaaagaaagaaaatagccGAGTAGGATATTCTattattcttttcccttttttttttcaattgattggTGAGATTCGGCCAGAGACAATGTAATAATATAAAGCTCAAATTTGTTATGGCCTTATGGGTGAAACAAGGCCCAACTTTAAAGGCCTGCATTCTAATTTCTAAATGATTAACTATTTTAAGTCCATAATaccaaaaataatatctttcaagttcaaaaaagaaaataattaaatatttagaaTTAGATCCTTCCCACAACCCAAAAATAGTGATCACCAGGACCAAGACAGCTTCAAATGTAAAGGAATTAGAGTTCTGGATATCAAGGGGTAGGGTGTTCAAGACCCGTCCCGATCTGGAACTCGGTCCAGATCCAAGACATATTTTATTGGGtccagatttttatttttttattcggtGTTAATTTTGGGTTGGCCTTGGATTTTGTTTTAGGACAACTGACCTGAccggaaattattttttataacaaaaatatatatttgagttatttattaatattatattatatttttataatttaattaatattttttatattatatgatattatttttattttaaaataatttattttaataaaaatatgatatgacatttgttaaatttattttctaaaaataaaattttattatttaatatataaatttgtaTATATTAATGTTTTATCGGGTCGGAAGTAAATTCATTGTCTTTTTAGGGTGGGGTCTAGGTCTATTTAAATCTGATCTGGCTCATGAACATTTTTATTAGATATGTtggatatttttatttcaataaaaaaattggaaaaacgTAAGAGTTGAAACTAAAACGGATTGAGATTGGAATTTTGAGAGTTTTGGAgatttttaagataataaaacaTGGAAATATGGAATTAATTCAAATTgataataaaatagtaatattaattgaattaataattttgttattaattatatttagataatATCAGTTTGATGTTTGGCTGATAAATGTAGTAACTATATTAGTATATTAACTTGGTCAAATTTGGCACTCTGCTTTAATTTTATGGAAGCAAGGAAAGTATTAGTTTatagtataaaatttaaattagaaaaagtaCAGGAAAATAacactttttttaataatataaataataggtaaaaaaaattaattttaattttaaaatttaaattttaaattaattagaagaaTATTTTAAAGCAGAAACATGCATGCCTCTTATTTTGTTGTTATTGGGGGAATTAAAGAGTAGCCGCTAAAACCCTTGAAAGAAGATAAGATAGTGTATGAGAGtgggatcaaactaattaaaaagattaaCATGCTACTGTATATGAGAATGAAAACCTatcatcttcaattcttctttcactTTCATATCATAATTACTCAAACATGAACCGTCCAAAGTTCAATTTCTTTTCTACAACATTTCGTCATCCATGACACATTCCATTTCTAGTTATATCCTCTATCTACATGTCTAGATTATTAATGGGACCTGGGAAGGGAATTTAATGAAGTGAAGTGAAGTGAAGTGATATTTTCATTTAGGTACCTTAAATGATAATTACATacagatttttttttgtatttcaaaTCATATGAAATCATATTTTCtcttatctaaattttttaaaataaaaaatactattataCATCACGCTCTATATTATTTATCGATTGTTACTAATTATAAATCACACTCTATATTTTATACATCACAATCTAAAAGAAGTAGATATATCATAGTCTCGTGTCCTGGTACTATAAATTTATGTTCTATGACtacaaaaaataattctaaatttaCTTTCCGAATATAAAGTAAAATGGAAAGAGTGATATATATCATGTTTGTTAGAATATTTTATGTTAAGTAcataacaagtaaaaaaaaaatataaagaataagTCTCACATCTAAAAGAAATAAGAAatgaaaaaattataagaattaaattaatatcTTAAAATTTTGGAATGGATGTGACattctttaattttatatttatctaacAACTTatgttattaaataaaaatatatgg contains:
- the LOC112756135 gene encoding cold-regulated protein 27-like isoform X2; its protein translation is MKTTEWTDEKHSMYLKSIEASFVNQLYDSKHIPRKPPSNHNPPSTSGQFKVLQRGCWQKINFERENPHLIRNNNNNNHHQCHDLTSNPWIQHYRCQSKQRGAVPSLQESVTSTNKVVDLIHQRKNHGDSSVIPRQQHLHLSHHICHEDMLSSDTEVSDQNFVDEQVEEEKESKRNKVKRQRASTIDEKGNDQMVPNKSSSTGGGAKNWFHAT
- the LOC112756135 gene encoding uncharacterized protein isoform X1, with the translated sequence MTRVKVLTTVLSFLFSFSFLFSHQHRLFSSPSSYFLSPPFLLHIRIHVIIHSLLFFTPHDFSFHRQMNNNNHFNARGEDLLTRASSPTESSSRRHHPMHMQEGVRATETMKTTEWTDEKHSMYLKSIEASFVNQLYDSKHIPRKPPSNHNPPSTSGQFKVLQRGCWQKINFERENPHLIRNNNNNNHHQCHDLTSNPWIQHYRCQSKQRGAVPSLQESVTSTNKVVDLIHQRKNHGDSSVIPRQQHLHLSHHICHEDMLSSDTEVSDQNFVDEQVEEEKESKRNKVKRQRASTIDEKGNDQMVPNKSSSTGGGAKNWFHAT